The following coding sequences are from one Actinomycetes bacterium window:
- a CDS encoding glutamate synthase subunit beta: protein MADPKGFLTTPRELPSRRPVDVRLQDWREVDEPMAPGALEAQAGRCMDCGIPFCHNGCPLGNLIPEWNDLVWRDDWRVAVERLHATNNFPEFTGRLCPAPCETACVLGLNADPVTIKQVEVSIIDRAWEAGWVTAQPPGRLSGRTVAVVGSGPAGLAVAQQLTRAGHTVAVLERADRIGGLLRYGIPEFKMEKRQLDRRLAQMEAEGTRFRTGVNVGVDLTGHDLRRRFDAVVLAVGATVPRDLPVPGRELAGVYQAMDFLPLANRVQEGDLAEPPESATGRHVVIIGGGDTGADCLGTSLRQGAASVTQLEILPRPPADRAAGQPWPTYPMTYRVSSAHEEGGDRVFAVSTKRFLGDPQGRVRALELVEVSLVDGRFEEVPGSVREIPADLVLLAMGFSGPQPDGLLEQLGVALDARGNVTRDRQYATSVDGVFVAGDAGRGQSLIVWAIAEGRSCAAAVDRFLTGTTNLPAPIDPNARPLTV from the coding sequence GTGGCTGACCCCAAGGGCTTCCTCACCACGCCCCGCGAGCTGCCGAGCCGACGGCCCGTGGACGTGCGGCTGCAGGACTGGCGCGAGGTCGACGAGCCGATGGCGCCGGGTGCGCTGGAGGCGCAGGCCGGCCGGTGCATGGACTGCGGCATCCCGTTCTGCCACAACGGCTGCCCGCTGGGGAACCTGATCCCCGAGTGGAACGACCTGGTGTGGCGCGACGACTGGCGGGTGGCGGTCGAGCGGCTGCACGCGACCAACAACTTCCCCGAGTTCACCGGGCGGCTGTGCCCGGCGCCGTGCGAGACCGCCTGCGTGCTGGGCCTCAACGCCGACCCGGTCACCATCAAGCAGGTCGAGGTCTCGATCATCGACCGGGCCTGGGAGGCCGGCTGGGTCACCGCGCAGCCGCCCGGCCGGCTGTCCGGGCGGACGGTCGCGGTCGTGGGCTCCGGCCCGGCCGGGCTCGCGGTGGCCCAGCAGCTGACCAGGGCCGGGCACACCGTCGCCGTCCTGGAGCGGGCCGACCGGATCGGCGGCCTGCTGCGCTACGGCATCCCCGAGTTCAAGATGGAGAAGCGGCAGCTGGACCGGCGGCTGGCCCAGATGGAGGCCGAGGGCACCCGGTTCCGCACCGGGGTCAACGTCGGCGTGGACCTCACGGGCCACGACCTGCGCCGCCGGTTCGACGCCGTCGTCCTGGCGGTGGGCGCCACCGTCCCGCGCGACCTGCCGGTGCCCGGCCGTGAGCTGGCCGGGGTGTACCAGGCCATGGACTTCCTGCCGCTGGCCAACCGGGTGCAGGAGGGCGACCTGGCCGAGCCGCCGGAGTCTGCGACCGGCAGGCACGTGGTGATCATCGGCGGTGGCGACACCGGCGCGGACTGCCTGGGCACCTCGCTGCGTCAGGGCGCCGCCTCGGTGACCCAGCTGGAGATCCTGCCCCGGCCGCCGGCGGACCGGGCGGCCGGCCAGCCGTGGCCGACCTACCCGATGACCTACCGGGTCTCCAGCGCCCACGAGGAGGGCGGGGACCGGGTGTTCGCGGTGAGCACCAAGCGGTTCCTCGGGGACCCGCAGGGCCGGGTCCGGGCGCTCGAGCTGGTCGAGGTCAGCCTGGTGGACGGCCGGTTCGAGGAGGTGCCCGGCTCGGTGCGGGAGATCCCGGCCGACCTGGTGCTGCTGGCCATGGGATTCTCCGGCCCGCAGCCGGACGGGCTGCTCGAGCAGCTCGGGGTGGCGCTCGATGCGCGGGGCAACGTGACGCGGGACCGGCAGTACGCCACCTCGGTCGACGGCGTCTTCGTGGCCGGGGACGCCGGGCGCGGCCAGTCGCTGATCGTCTGGGCCATCGCGGAGGGCCGCTCCTGCGCGGCCGCCGTGGACCGCTTCCTCACGGGGACGACGAACCTGCCGGCCCCGATCGACCCGAACGCGCGGCCCCTGACGGTCTGA
- the pyk gene encoding pyruvate kinase: MRRAKIVCTLGPATSTLDAIRDLVAAGMDVARMNLSHGSYADHEAVYRAVRQASDESGRGVGILVDLQGPKIRLGNFAGGPVLLSAGAQFTITTEDVPGTLDLVSTTYAGLPGDVTVGDRILIDDGKVAVEVVAVDGPRVVTTVIEGGMVSDHKGINLPGVAVSVPAMSEKDIEDLRWALRLRVDLIALSFVRSASDIDIVHDIMREEGVVLPVIAKIEKPQAVARLEEIVDAFDGIMVARGDLGVELPLEEVPLVQKRAVTLAREYAKPVIVATQMLESMIGASRPTRAETSDVANAILDGTDAVMLSGETSVGRYPTEAVRTMARIIEAVERETLVDLAPGQPRPRTMAGAICLAAARVGEAIGATSLVAFTETGASARRLAKYRSPIPLLAFTPTPSVRSQLALSWGIETFLVPSVTHTDDMVLQVDTALLDIGRCSVGDDVVIVAGAPPGIPGSTNALRVHKMGNAVMGVSRAYTTARTG; the protein is encoded by the coding sequence ATGCGCCGAGCGAAGATCGTCTGCACGTTGGGTCCGGCCACCTCCACCCTTGACGCCATCCGTGACCTGGTGGCCGCGGGCATGGACGTGGCCCGGATGAATCTCAGCCACGGCAGCTACGCCGACCACGAGGCGGTCTACCGGGCGGTCCGGCAGGCCTCCGACGAGTCTGGCCGTGGCGTCGGCATCCTGGTCGACCTGCAGGGCCCCAAGATCCGGCTGGGCAACTTCGCGGGCGGCCCGGTGCTGCTGAGCGCCGGCGCCCAGTTCACCATCACCACCGAGGACGTGCCCGGCACCCTCGACCTGGTGTCGACGACGTACGCGGGCCTGCCCGGCGACGTGACCGTGGGCGACCGGATCCTCATCGACGACGGCAAGGTGGCCGTCGAGGTGGTGGCGGTGGACGGTCCCCGGGTGGTGACCACGGTCATCGAGGGCGGGATGGTCTCCGACCACAAGGGCATCAACCTGCCCGGCGTCGCCGTCAGCGTCCCGGCGATGTCCGAGAAGGACATCGAGGACCTGCGCTGGGCGCTGCGGCTGCGGGTCGACCTGATCGCGCTGTCGTTCGTCCGCTCGGCCAGCGACATCGACATCGTGCACGACATCATGCGCGAGGAGGGCGTCGTCCTCCCGGTCATCGCCAAGATCGAGAAGCCGCAGGCCGTGGCGCGGCTCGAGGAGATCGTCGACGCGTTCGACGGGATCATGGTGGCCCGCGGCGACCTCGGCGTGGAGCTGCCGCTGGAGGAGGTGCCACTCGTCCAGAAGCGCGCGGTCACCCTGGCCCGCGAGTACGCCAAGCCGGTCATCGTGGCCACCCAGATGCTCGAATCGATGATCGGTGCGTCCCGCCCGACCAGGGCCGAGACCTCCGACGTCGCCAACGCGATCCTGGACGGCACCGACGCGGTCATGCTCTCCGGCGAGACGTCGGTGGGCCGCTACCCGACCGAGGCGGTGCGCACCATGGCCCGCATCATCGAGGCGGTGGAGCGGGAGACCCTCGTCGACCTGGCGCCCGGGCAGCCGAGGCCGCGCACCATGGCCGGCGCCATCTGCCTGGCCGCGGCCCGCGTGGGCGAGGCGATCGGGGCGACGTCGCTGGTGGCGTTCACCGAGACGGGGGCGTCGGCCCGCCGGCTGGCCAAGTACCGCTCACCGATCCCGCTGCTGGCGTTCACGCCGACACCGTCCGTGCGCAGCCAGCTGGCCCTGTCCTGGGGCATCGAGACGTTCCTGGTCCCGTCCGTGACGCACACCGATGACATGGTGCTGCAGGTCGACACCGCCCTGCTGGACATCGGTCGCTGCTCGGTCGGTGACGACGTGGTCATCGTCGCCGGCGCGCCCCCCGGCATCCCGGGGAGCACCAACGCGCTGCGCGTGCACAAGATGGGCAACGCGGTCATGGGCGTCAGCCGCGCCTACACGACCGCGCGGACCGGCTGA
- a CDS encoding transcriptional regulator: protein MTSDYGRALGARLRAIRTQQGLSLHGVEEKSQGRWKAVVVGSYERGDRAVTVQKLAELADFFGVPVSELLPGSLPTGVAEAPPRLVLDLERLSAVPAEKAGPLARYVATIQSQRGDYNGRVLSVRQEDLRTLAVIYDASPTALVEQFIIWGVLDADARRAVTD from the coding sequence ATGACGTCCGACTACGGCAGAGCGCTCGGCGCTCGCCTACGGGCGATCCGCACACAGCAGGGGCTGTCGCTGCACGGGGTGGAGGAGAAGAGCCAGGGCCGCTGGAAGGCGGTCGTGGTCGGCTCCTACGAGCGCGGTGACCGCGCCGTCACGGTGCAGAAGCTGGCCGAGCTGGCCGACTTCTTCGGCGTCCCGGTCAGCGAGCTGCTGCCCGGATCGCTGCCGACCGGCGTGGCCGAGGCGCCGCCGCGGCTGGTGCTCGACCTGGAGCGGCTGTCCGCCGTCCCGGCCGAGAAGGCCGGCCCGCTGGCCCGCTACGTGGCGACCATCCAGAGCCAGCGCGGCGACTACAACGGGCGGGTGCTGTCGGTCCGGCAGGAGGACCTGCGCACCCTGGCCGTGATCTACGACGCGTCACCGACCGCCCTGGTCGAGCAGTTCATCATCTGGGGCGTGCTGGATGCCGACGCCCGCCGCGCCGTCACGGACTGA
- the pyrR gene encoding bifunctional pyr operon transcriptional regulator/uracil phosphoribosyltransferase PyrR translates to MTSPESTPGAVREVLDADDVQRALTRIAHEVLERNKGAADLVLLGIPTRGVPLARRLAERIAAVEGAPVPVGALDITMYRDDLRLRPARALARTEVPPGGIDDKVVVLTDDVLFSGRTVRAALDALSELGRPRSVQLAVLVDRGHRELPIRADYVGKNLPTSLRETVRVLLADSDGRDAVLLGATDGGAQ, encoded by the coding sequence ATGACATCACCGGAGTCCACCCCCGGCGCGGTCCGCGAGGTCCTTGACGCCGACGACGTGCAGCGCGCGCTGACGCGCATCGCCCACGAGGTCCTCGAGCGCAACAAGGGCGCCGCCGACCTGGTGCTGCTGGGCATCCCCACCCGAGGCGTCCCGCTGGCCCGCCGGCTGGCCGAGCGCATCGCCGCGGTCGAGGGCGCGCCGGTCCCGGTCGGCGCCCTCGACATCACCATGTACCGCGACGACCTGCGGCTGCGGCCGGCCCGGGCGCTGGCGCGCACCGAGGTCCCGCCCGGCGGCATCGACGACAAGGTGGTCGTGCTCACCGACGACGTGCTGTTCTCCGGCCGGACCGTCCGGGCCGCGCTGGACGCCCTGAGCGAGCTGGGCCGGCCCCGGTCGGTGCAGCTGGCCGTCCTCGTCGACCGGGGGCACCGCGAGCTGCCCATCCGGGCCGACTACGTGGGCAAGAACCTGCCGACGTCCCTGCGCGAGACGGTGCGGGTGCTGCTCGCCGACAGCGACGGCCGCGACGCCGTGCTGCTCGGCGCGACGGACGGCGGTGCGCAGTGA
- a CDS encoding aspartate carbamoyltransferase catalytic subunit, translating into MKRHLVSAADLSYDDALLVLDTAAELSRLLDRADRTVKKLPTLRGRTVVNLFFEDSTRTRISFEAAAKRLSADVINFSAKGSSVSKGESLKDTALTLEAMGADAVVVRHGSSGAPHHLAYSGWIDGCVINAGDGTHEHPTQALLDAFTMRRHLSGETGDLAGRRVTIVGDVLHSRVARSNVLLLATLGATVTLVAPPTLLPVGVETWPCEVSYDLDATLPGSDVVMMLRVQRERMNAAYFPSAHEYSRRYGLDVARAAVLPDHAIVMHPGPMNRGMEIAAEVADSARSTIVEQVGNGVSVRMAVLYLLLGGNEPAIGASEKAGVAQ; encoded by the coding sequence GTGAAGCGGCACCTGGTCTCGGCGGCGGACCTCAGCTACGACGACGCGCTGCTGGTGCTCGACACGGCGGCCGAGCTGTCCCGGCTGCTCGACCGAGCCGACCGGACGGTCAAGAAGCTGCCCACCCTGCGCGGGCGCACCGTGGTCAACCTGTTCTTCGAGGACTCCACCCGCACCCGGATCTCGTTCGAGGCGGCCGCCAAGCGGCTCTCCGCGGACGTGATCAACTTCTCCGCCAAGGGGTCGAGCGTCTCCAAGGGGGAGTCGCTCAAGGACACCGCGCTGACGCTGGAGGCGATGGGCGCCGACGCGGTGGTCGTGCGGCACGGTTCCAGCGGCGCCCCGCACCACCTGGCCTACAGCGGCTGGATCGACGGCTGCGTCATCAACGCCGGCGACGGCACCCACGAGCACCCGACCCAGGCGCTGCTCGACGCGTTCACCATGCGCCGCCACCTCTCCGGCGAGACCGGCGACCTGGCCGGGCGCCGGGTGACCATCGTGGGCGACGTCCTGCACAGCCGGGTGGCCCGGTCCAACGTGCTGCTGCTGGCCACGCTGGGCGCCACGGTCACCCTGGTGGCGCCACCGACGCTGCTGCCGGTCGGCGTCGAGACCTGGCCGTGCGAGGTCTCCTACGACCTGGACGCGACGTTGCCGGGGTCGGACGTCGTGATGATGCTGCGCGTCCAGCGGGAGCGGATGAACGCCGCGTACTTCCCCAGCGCGCACGAGTACAGCCGCCGCTACGGGCTGGACGTCGCGCGGGCCGCAGTGCTGCCGGACCACGCGATCGTCATGCACCCGGGGCCGATGAACCGCGGCATGGAGATCGCGGCGGAGGTCGCCGACAGCGCCCGGTCCACGATCGTCGAGCAGGTGGGCAACGGGGTGAGCGTGCGGATGGCGGTGCTGTACCTGCTGCTCGGCGGCAACGAGCCGGCCATCGGTGCGAGCGAGAAGGCGGGGGTGGCGCAGTGA